Within Crassostrea angulata isolate pt1a10 chromosome 2, ASM2561291v2, whole genome shotgun sequence, the genomic segment GCTCCTTGTTATGCTGacatattttacctttttcgaTAAAACTAAATATCTAgggaaaaaaagatattttttgaagtttcAACAATTTATTAACACAGCAGTTCacacaattatatatatatatatatatatatatatatatatatatatatatatatatatatatttgaaaacaaatggtACTCGAgtgaacataaaataaatgtcaaatgcaaaacattaatgttttaaagtcAGAGAAAAAATTTAAGCATTAAAGTTCAGAACTGTTTTTTCACCAGTTATTACTTTCGTTAGGATTGCAAATGTTACACTGCAAAATCCCCATTTGATTCTGGTGGTCATCACGCTCAGAGCAGCACTGCACGTCCTTCAGTTCCGGAATGCAATTTTCGTCAACTAGTAAGGCTTCGAAAGCGGAAAATTCAAACGGTCTTAAACAGAGTCCTTTTCTGGTAGGCACAATGTCCGATTCTTTGTCTGGTTTCCAGTACTGACGAATATCCACGCAAGGGTTGTTTTCTTTTACGTGGATGTAGACGTTGTATCCCAGGTGGCAACTTTGCTCTTTATTCTGTCGGATGACGTCTTGAACGGAGTCCATTGCAGCAAGCAAAGTCTTGAATTGTACCAGCTTTAGACTAATGCCTTTTTTTGTTGGTATTTCCTTATCGTTGCAGACTTCATGTTGTCTAAGATCGACTCGAGGTTCCTTTTGCCATTCCGAGACCTTAACATATCGTCCGTTTGACAGAGGTTTGAAAAGTCGTTCAGCCATCGTTCTTCTTTCGTCGAATGTAAGGGTTACAGTGACGAGATTGTTAATGTGGTTCACGCATAGAACCGTAATCAACGtcacagaaaaatgtttttaaaaaataagctgATTGGTTACTGAACAATTTAATAAAGTTATTGAAAACCAATGAAGCTTAAAAAACAAGTTCTGGTAGAATATTTCCATGTCAAGTAACCTATTAAACTATATTTTTCCCGcgaaaaataagaaataatgtCAGCCGTTTTAGTTCTTCTTAAGACAGCTCTTAGGCAAGAGGATTAATGAATCCCTCAGTCGTGTCTGGATATTCAGTGTATGGCTTCTCGTCGAGATCAAAATGCATGGCTCTATTCCACTCGTACCACAAATGGTCATGATAAGTACTTGTCCAATCATCTTCCGAAATGAGCCCGAATCTCGTGATTTGCAAGACTTCGTCTACAGATGGTGCCTCACCTTTTCTCATGTCTTGGTCAAAGAAAAAATCTTGGGCCTTTAACACGAAACGACGTAATTTTCTATCATCTTGTTTAGATTCCAAGGCTAGTCGAACGAGGCAATCGGTTTCGTGAACGCAAGTATTGCGTAAAGCATACTGTTTTTTACAAAACAGACACGAATTTTGGCTGGGATGACAAAGGATGttgttgtcaaaatatttcttgaCACAAGTTCCCCGTTGCAGAAATCTTAATAACCACATTTGGTGTTCATCGGATGGGTCTGGAAAGGACGACATGATGATTTTGCAAATGTTTATTGCAGAGTGATCCTTAAGtcaaacaaaatgaatatgTTCTATCATATGTTACGTTAATAATGAGGTTACGCCTTCTTATGAAATAGTGAAACGAGATTGGTCAGTTAAAGTTTTATCATTTGATTGGTAATCATTGAAGCAAAACAAACAATTTGTGTCATGttttcaaatgaattaattGGTAACCATTAGTTAGATGAACTTTGAGAATAAGCTCATTGCATTCTTTGATCTCTAAAGAATCACGATGTCGACCATAGACTCTGGAGTGAACCTGGTGGAAACGGATGGTTGTCCTAATTTTTCCCGGAGTACTGTCGATGCAAGTTCCTTAGACTGCTTACCTTCAGCATCATGGGAAATGGATTATAATGCGAATTTCTCGTGGAATTGTTCGGACTGGTACCAAGGgcgaaaagaagaaaaattgaAGACGAGACATGTCACCCTACCTGTAAAAAACATCCCCCCCTCCAACGCTGAGCAATCCCTGTTCTTGGAAATATCCGGAATACGTAAACTTTAAGGAAAGATATGCAACTTTTAGCGAGTGGCCCAGATTTTGAAAGGACCGTCGACACAAGAGTTGGCTCGAGCGGGTTTTATCTACACCCGAATTGGAGATAAAGTCACCTGTCTTTCCTGTGGCATGACCCTGAAAAACTGGGAGCTTTTAGACAGTGCCTACAACGAGCACTTACGATAGTCGAAAAACTGCATCTATGCCAAAATGGTAACAGACGGAGAGTCTTTAAGACGATagacaaaagaaaaattaaacaatggACTATTTAAATAAGATATTTATGTATTTGTTGTGATCtgtaatttaacaattttaagaaatgaatacATGATTAATTCTTGtacactttatttttttatggtATATGCATTGAATCAAATGAATGCttttctatttaaaatatattatgatgACCCCACCTGAGGTTTGTTTGAGGGGGGTATAAAAAGATTAGAATGTCAATGGGTTCTTCATTTTAAGACCAGAAACGAAGAAGAAATGgagcaatatttaaaaaagatatggtACGATCCACGACACCCTGGGTCATTTGCCGGAGCTCAGAAGCTCTACGAAATAGTGAAGAAAGAGGGAAAATATAACATTGGCTTAAATCGAATCAAAGATTCTTACAAAATCAAGATGGCTTTTCGCTGCAGAAAAAAGTGAGACGGAGAGGATTTTAAAGAAGACGAGTGATAGTACAGGGAATAGATTATCAGTGGGAAGCGGTTTTGGCCGATGTACAAAACCTCTCAGAGAGCAATAACGGAATAAAGTATCTTTTGGTCATTGTCGACGTATTTTCTCGATTTTTGTGGGTGAGACCCCTGAGAGACAAGAAAGCTCAGTCAATCATAGATGCGTTTAAAGACGTACTAAATGGTCCTCGTCAACCCAAAGCCATTCGAACTGATAAAGGTTCGGATTTTataatcagtttttaaaaaggacattttaaagaaaagggcatcaacattttttatgcGCTGAACGAGACCAAGGCCAATTTTGCAGAAAGATACATTCAAACTCTAAAGAAGAGATTGTATCGTTATTTTACACATACTAAAAAACACAAGTATACGGACATTTTACAAGACGTGGTGATGTCTATCAACGAAACACCCAAGCGCTCGCTGAACGGAAGAGCCCCAGCGTCGGTCAATGCAGAGAACGAATCCGAGGTGAGACTGGACGCCTATCTAGTAAGACAAAAATCTCAGAAAAAGGCGCcaatgaataaaaagaaaatgtccTCAAAAAGAAAACGTGTGGAGTATACCTTCAAGATAGGTGATCAGGTGCGCATATCACACCTGAGACGACAGTTTCAACGCGACTATGATCAGACGTTTACAGAGGAAATTTTTGTAGTCAGTCGTCGTTTCGTCTCACAAGGTATTCCAATCTACAAACTGAAGGACATGACGGACTAACCCATTCAGGGGAGTTTTTATGCCAGCGAACTTCAAAAGGTATCTAAAGACGAACAGACTCAATGGCGGATCGAGAAAATCGTCCGAAAACGGAAAGTACGCGGAAATTCGGAAGTCCTGGTTCGATAGTGAGGCTGGCCTAAAAAATTCGACAGTTGGATTCCGGAGAATGACGTAAAAAACATATGAATAAACGAGTGATATTTCATTTACCAGATAGATGTCACTGCGAATGGTTCTGAAATCTTCGGACAGTGCGTCTACGCACTCCGATACCAAACCTTGGGATTTTAGAGTGCATCTACCAAGATCCTTACCTCTCACGGGGGAATGGTCTGTAGAGTTGACAGAATTTTGTAACGACAAAATTGGAAGAGCGACCAAGGAAATATTTGTCTATTGTTCGATTTGTGACGACACTATCATAGGTGAACGGCAAGGCCCTCTTCTGAGAAGAATTTATTTAATGACATTCTCTAAAAATCAGATTTTTCTTCGTCCCTACCGCATTCCTTTGCGCACCAACGACCTCACCGACCTACACATCTATATAAAGGACCAAAACGCCGGAGATGCGTCATTTTTAGCTGGAGAAACGACTGTTACACTCGTGTTCCGACAGATGTGAGAATCATGTCTGGGCCAACTTATATCTCGAACCCGACTCTATGGGGTCAGTTTCAACACACCGACGATGGAGAAAACTTTATTCCAATGATTCGACGCAAGGTACAGAGAGGAGGTGGAATACTTAACAGAAGAAGAGTATACATGATTCCAGTTCGTCCTACCTCGATCCCAAAACCGGACATTCAACAAGTGTCACAAGTGGCGGCCGAGCAAGAGAGAGCGGTATCCGAATTGAAAGAATCCATGCGTAACGACGAGCCGCACATGCCGTTGAAAAAGAGTATTAAAAGCAGAAAAAAACGAGCCCCTGCCAGACGTTCGTCAAACACTAAGGGAAAGGGACGCTCAAAGAAAAAAAGGAAGCCAAAGCGACAGAAGGTTGATTCATTAAGAAAGaagataaagaaaaagaagagtCTGAAATCAAAGAAGAGAACTGCTGGCAACAAAAAGACCACTCTCAAAGGAAAACctattttttaaagagaaaaaaaaacaacaaaaacaaaacatgtctTACTTGAGTGAACGAAACACGACGATGGCAGAACCCTCCGAACTGGCTCTCTTTACCGACCCACCTAATCAAGTAGCAGTGCATAAAATCTATTTTCAGGAAACTAGACCCATTTTGTCATTCGACTCGGATACTGCGTCTCTGGAATTTTCCATTCCGGGAAACGGCGGTGAATATTTAGATCTCAGAAAAAGTCGACTGTACATTAAGGCCAAAATCACCCAGTCTGACGGGACGGTCCTGGGAGATGCAGAAAAAACGGGGATCGTTAATTTACCTCTTCAAGCGCTGTTTTCTCAGATTGATGTCTACGTGAACGGAAAATGCGTCTCGCAAAATGCCAACAATTATCCGTGGAAAGCATATTTCAAAGTACTTCTGTCCTCAGGAATAAAGGCATTTTCCTCTCAAATGCAGACCCAGCTGTACTGGCCTGACGGAGAAGGCATTGGAGACCCGGACGCCGCAGCCGGAGCTAACATGTCCCTGAGAAAGAGATATGTGTTTACACAGAAATCGAGAACATTCGATCTAGAGGGACCTCTCTACGTGGATTGTTTTTATCTCGACAAGTATCTCATTGACGGAGTAGACATTCAACTCAGACTGTTTCGTTCCAAGAACGAATTGGTGATCATGAGTAAGGAAGCATCACCCAGCTACAAAGTCACTATTCTAGACGCCGTGTTTAAGGCCTGTAAAGTCAAAGTCGACAGCGCCATTCTGGTGAATCACACCAATGCCATTCTCAAGTCACCGGCGAGGTATAATTACCTCAAATCAGACGTCAAGATGACCGCCATTTCCGACAAAACTAGCGAGTTTTACTGGGACGACGTCTGGAACGGGAAAAGACCCTCGAAAGTATACGTGACTTTCGTCAAACAGTCAGCCGTGAACGGAAGTACCTAGACAACCCTTTCAACTTTGAACATTTTGACCTCTCCGAGATTGTCTTGTACGTCAACGGAGAACCGACGCCCGTTCGCCCCATTAAGTTAGACTATGGAGACAATAAGAATTTTGTCACGCCTCTCTGCAATCTGTATCAGTCTTCTGAAAAGTGGCTTAAAGACGAGAGCCTCGTCATCGATCGAGAGAAGTCTTCAGTCGGATATGCCATCTATGCCTTTGATCTCGTCCCC encodes:
- the LOC128174651 gene encoding uncharacterized protein F54H12.2-like: MAEPSELALFTDPPNQVAVHKIYFQETRPILSFDSDTASLEFSIPGNGGEYLDLRKSRLYIKAKITQSDGTVLGDAEKTGIVNLPLQALFSQIDVYVNGKCVSQNANNYPWKAYFKVLLSSGIKAFSSQMQTQLYWPDGEGIGDPDAAAGANMSLRKRYVFTQKSRTFDLEGPLYVDCFYLDKYLIDGVDIQLRLFRSKNELVIMSKEASPSYKVTILDAVFKACKVKVDSAILVNHTNAILKSPARYNYLKSDVKMTAISDKTSEFYWDDVWNGKRPSKVYVTFVKQSAVNGST